Proteins found in one Halobellus limi genomic segment:
- a CDS encoding IS6 family transposase: MAEIARLSGCTDWIDLDFVERQRTPERAMKLGIQLQLAGLSLSNTVSILDKLGVERSRKAIYDWGQKANLQPIDGRSPNHVALDETAIRINDQQFWLYAAADPDTNDLLHLRLFATTTTVLTEIFLRELRQKHNVESAVFLVDGAQHLQTALARAGLRFQTERDGNRNAIKRIFRELKRRTSSFSNCFSHVELQTAENWLQAFVAWFNAPN; the protein is encoded by the coding sequence ATGGCAGAAATCGCCCGCCTCAGCGGATGCACGGACTGGATTGATTTGGATTTTGTGGAGCGACAGCGGACACCCGAGCGTGCGATGAAGCTCGGTATTCAGCTCCAGTTAGCGGGGCTGTCGCTGTCGAATACCGTCTCTATTCTCGACAAGTTGGGTGTCGAGCGCTCTCGCAAGGCAATCTATGACTGGGGGCAGAAGGCCAATCTACAGCCCATAGATGGGCGAAGCCCGAATCACGTTGCGCTCGATGAAACCGCGATTCGAATCAATGACCAGCAATTCTGGCTGTACGCCGCCGCCGATCCCGACACAAACGATCTGCTGCATCTGCGACTCTTTGCAACGACAACGACCGTATTAACCGAGATCTTTCTGCGAGAACTCCGCCAGAAACACAATGTCGAATCTGCTGTGTTTCTGGTCGATGGCGCTCAACACCTCCAAACTGCACTGGCCAGAGCTGGCCTCCGATTTCAAACTGAACGAGATGGAAATCGGAACGCCATCAAACGAATCTTTCGAGAGCTCAAGCGCAGAACTTCCTCGTTCTCAAACTGTTTTAGCCACGTTGAGCTGCAAACTGCCGAAAATTGGCTCCAAGCATTTGTCGCCTGGTTCAATGCTCCAAACTAA
- a CDS encoding cobalamin-independent methionine synthase II family protein, producing the protein MIGSDERILTTHVGSLPRTDELIQLIHRRGQDETVDQTELDSAIAEATERAIQRQAEVGIDIGNDGEQSRPGFHIYVSDRLEGFSEQTIPRPRWADVEDFPTYAGKAFPDIVSEAQTRPVAVEEVRYGDGSIVEREIERCREIRDRTGVQFEGTFMTAASPGVIASSLGNQYYDSNDEFTFALAREMRKEYERIADAGMILQIDAPDVLSERHRKFKNQSIDEFKTRVRQRIKAINEATQGIPAKQIRLHCCWGNYEGPHHRDVPLEEILPLLYEANVGGLLIEYANPRHHHEWRAFAEHPLPDDWQLIPGVVDVKTNIIEHPQTVADRIGTLAEVVGDPTRILAAPDCGLATLAGHHTVDPEIAWAKLETLSKGAERASKDLLS; encoded by the coding sequence ATGATAGGAAGCGATGAGCGTATCCTTACGACTCACGTTGGGAGCCTCCCGCGCACGGACGAATTGATCCAATTAATACATCGACGAGGCCAAGATGAAACGGTTGACCAGACCGAACTTGATAGTGCCATCGCGGAGGCGACGGAACGAGCCATCCAACGGCAAGCCGAAGTTGGCATAGATATCGGGAACGACGGGGAACAGTCGCGGCCTGGTTTTCATATCTACGTCTCCGATCGCCTCGAGGGCTTTAGCGAGCAAACGATCCCTCGCCCACGATGGGCAGATGTTGAAGACTTCCCCACCTACGCCGGAAAAGCCTTTCCAGATATCGTCTCGGAAGCACAAACCCGACCGGTGGCTGTTGAGGAAGTACGATACGGGGATGGCTCGATCGTCGAAAGAGAAATTGAGCGATGCCGAGAGATCCGCGATCGTACAGGGGTGCAGTTCGAGGGGACGTTTATGACTGCAGCCTCACCGGGCGTCATCGCTTCCTCGCTTGGGAATCAGTACTACGATTCGAACGACGAATTCACATTCGCGTTGGCAAGAGAAATGCGGAAAGAGTACGAGCGAATCGCCGACGCGGGGATGATCTTACAGATTGACGCCCCCGACGTGCTCTCAGAGCGACATCGGAAATTCAAAAATCAATCCATCGATGAGTTCAAAACACGAGTCCGTCAGCGTATCAAAGCGATCAACGAGGCTACGCAAGGCATCCCGGCGAAACAGATTCGATTACACTGCTGCTGGGGTAACTATGAGGGGCCCCATCACAGGGACGTTCCTCTAGAGGAAATTCTTCCTCTTCTGTACGAAGCCAACGTCGGCGGGTTGTTGATCGAATACGCCAACCCACGGCACCACCACGAGTGGCGAGCGTTCGCCGAACATCCGCTGCCGGATGATTGGCAGTTAATCCCGGGTGTTGTCGATGTTAAGACGAATATTATCGAACACCCACAGACGGTTGCAGATCGTATCGGCACGTTGGCTGAGGTAGTTGGCGATCCCACCCGAATACTCGCGGCACCTGATTGTGGACTTGCGACGTTGGCAGGGCACCATACCGTCGACCCAGAGATTGCGTGGGCTAAATTAGAAACGCTCTCAAAAGGGGCTGAACGAGCGAGCAAAGACCTCCTGTCATAA
- a CDS encoding nucleotidyltransferase domain-containing protein, whose amino-acid sequence MNHETDSANSSGVAISLSIPPSDPTLFKHKATSDVLLFLTNHRFSDFSLRELATQIGHSHQSVRRAVNVLSANDLVVESPESNQRLVQINRQRLSIPDDPILRIPQPEYHQPVKAAVTELRENINDVVGIILYGSVARGEADRQSDIDLWVLTRSGRAASQREANTIARDLEDTEFDGDRYAYDIDVEVVQGIPAYTEDIREIVVSGIPVYKTNDFETVENLLLEEGASDE is encoded by the coding sequence ATGAACCACGAGACGGATAGTGCGAATTCGTCTGGGGTAGCTATTTCTCTTTCAATACCCCCTTCAGATCCGACTTTATTCAAACACAAGGCGACGAGCGACGTCCTTCTCTTTTTAACAAATCACCGATTCAGTGACTTCTCATTGCGAGAACTCGCGACACAAATTGGTCACTCACACCAGTCCGTCCGACGGGCAGTAAACGTTCTCAGCGCGAACGACTTGGTTGTCGAATCGCCCGAAAGCAACCAGCGACTCGTCCAGATCAACAGGCAGCGCCTGTCGATTCCAGACGATCCGATCCTCCGAATCCCCCAACCAGAGTATCATCAACCCGTCAAAGCTGCGGTTACGGAGCTTCGTGAGAACATCAACGACGTCGTCGGCATCATCCTCTATGGGAGTGTGGCTCGGGGCGAGGCTGACCGACAGAGCGATATCGATCTCTGGGTGCTAACCCGGTCTGGGCGGGCCGCAAGCCAACGAGAAGCGAACACCATTGCCCGTGACCTCGAAGATACGGAGTTCGATGGTGACCGATACGCCTACGATATCGATGTCGAGGTCGTCCAGGGGATCCCGGCGTACACCGAAGACATCCGAGAGATCGTCGTTTCAGGGATTCCGGTCTACAAGACGAATGACTTCGAAACCGTCGAGAACCTCCTCTTGGAGGAAGGAGCCTCTGATGAGTAA
- a CDS encoding PhnD/SsuA/transferrin family substrate-binding protein encodes MAVRSSSYNNYKPFFNNLPERYVMPDKTRRRVLQSTGVALTAGLAGCSSGSGSDGSDGSSDDGSDSESGSTSGSSGNDYEPITFLETPGETPGDTEEMWEPFSEYVNSQVEELDLNVDFADSTSGIGQSLLNDQAEMTRSDIVLLANPEEIDVVGIVNEGGASVYFSGIATRPDSDIEELSDLEGESIVFADRLSTSGSLYPNYMLNQAGLDTGEAPYGDPVDYDGTWTSGQAGAIENFLNRDEFAAVGCDIAVLLEYISEDQWPDRVRERSGRWDDDVGSSSTELELVQASQSLPLSPIIARSNWEHPLRSDIEEAILSIDEGTLREPDGDVDNPISAVSPGSNEDYQPILDVINTLGVDLGDL; translated from the coding sequence ATGGCAGTACGTAGCTCTAGTTATAACAATTATAAGCCCTTTTTCAATAATCTTCCCGAGCGATATGTGATGCCAGATAAGACACGCCGTCGCGTACTGCAGAGTACTGGGGTAGCACTGACCGCGGGCCTCGCAGGCTGTAGCTCAGGCAGTGGTAGTGATGGTTCCGACGGTAGTTCTGATGATGGCTCTGATAGTGAGTCCGGCTCGACCAGCGGGTCGTCGGGCAACGACTATGAGCCAATCACGTTCCTAGAGACGCCTGGTGAGACTCCAGGAGACACTGAAGAGATGTGGGAACCGTTCTCGGAGTACGTTAACTCGCAAGTTGAGGAGCTGGACCTGAACGTCGATTTCGCAGATAGTACTTCGGGAATCGGCCAGTCGCTCCTCAACGACCAAGCTGAGATGACGCGCAGCGACATCGTGTTGCTCGCGAATCCTGAGGAGATTGATGTCGTCGGCATCGTCAACGAAGGTGGTGCGTCGGTGTACTTCTCCGGAATCGCGACGCGTCCGGACTCCGATATCGAGGAGCTTTCAGATCTTGAGGGGGAGAGCATCGTGTTCGCTGACCGGCTCTCGACGAGCGGGTCGCTGTACCCCAACTACATGCTCAACCAGGCCGGACTCGACACTGGAGAGGCCCCATACGGCGACCCGGTGGACTACGACGGCACATGGACGAGTGGCCAGGCCGGCGCGATAGAGAACTTCCTTAACCGGGACGAGTTCGCCGCTGTCGGCTGTGATATCGCTGTTCTTTTGGAGTACATCTCGGAAGACCAGTGGCCAGACCGGGTGCGCGAACGGTCCGGCCGATGGGACGACGACGTCGGGTCGAGTTCGACAGAGTTGGAACTGGTCCAAGCGTCGCAGTCGCTCCCCCTCTCGCCCATCATCGCGCGCAGCAACTGGGAACACCCGCTACGCTCCGACATCGAAGAGGCGATTCTCTCGATCGACGAGGGGACGCTACGGGAGCCGGACGGAGACGTGGACAACCCAATCAGTGCGGTTTCGCCGGGTAGTAACGAGGATTACCAGCCCATTCTCGACGTGATCAACACGCTCGGTGTTGATTTAGGGGACCTGTAA
- a CDS encoding acyl-CoA dehydrogenase: MSNFKSGSGNLDFGGDDEKEEEPNSSTESTKAKDESHTAESTESETARAASADDQPTKTTSTSRDSKREDQIQTATTTSSGTETYPYFVRRNNVGDERDTRLEIHVRDKVAEQEGKFRNKLAEHLGANEISKTDAREFALLAAFHNPEQVAELMREEGFGTLG; the protein is encoded by the coding sequence ATGAGCAACTTCAAATCCGGGTCCGGAAATCTCGATTTCGGTGGGGACGATGAGAAAGAAGAGGAACCCAACTCGTCTACTGAATCCACAAAGGCAAAAGACGAGAGTCACACTGCAGAGTCGACAGAATCAGAAACAGCCCGCGCAGCCTCCGCAGACGACCAGCCTACAAAAACGACGAGTACTTCGAGGGACTCAAAACGGGAGGACCAAATCCAAACAGCGACAACAACCTCCTCCGGAACGGAGACGTATCCGTACTTTGTCCGGCGGAATAATGTTGGCGACGAACGCGACACACGTCTCGAAATCCACGTCCGCGACAAGGTAGCCGAACAAGAAGGCAAATTCAGGAATAAACTGGCCGAACATCTCGGAGCGAACGAAATCTCAAAAACAGATGCCCGAGAGTTCGCCCTGCTCGCAGCATTTCACAATCCCGAACAGGTTGCTGAGTTGATGCGGGAGGAAGGGTTCGGTACGCTCGGGTGA
- a CDS encoding ester cyclase, with product MTEDWRTADELDVERMIRQSTREIWDEKLVGKIYEYYDDDVVVHGGEGDIVGSEALVEDTLARLNAFPETEMNIEKIIWEGNPEDGYYTSMVRTITAENTGPTEYGPPTGKTMEDNLGIANCLIQKVDGEWKYVEEWIAYDKIGYIKAVTDDDDPIHDY from the coding sequence ATGACAGAAGACTGGCGCACTGCGGACGAGCTCGACGTTGAGCGGATGATCCGCCAGAGTACCAGAGAGATCTGGGACGAGAAACTCGTCGGGAAGATCTACGAGTATTACGACGACGACGTAGTCGTCCACGGCGGCGAGGGAGACATCGTCGGTTCCGAGGCGCTCGTCGAAGACACCCTGGCGCGGTTGAACGCGTTCCCCGAGACGGAGATGAACATCGAGAAAATCATCTGGGAGGGCAACCCCGAAGACGGGTACTACACTTCGATGGTGCGGACGATCACCGCCGAGAACACCGGTCCGACGGAGTACGGACCACCGACCGGAAAGACGATGGAAGACAACCTCGGTATCGCAAACTGTCTCATCCAGAAGGTCGACGGCGAGTGGAAGTACGTCGAAGAGTGGATCGCCTACGACAAAATCGGCTACATCAAAGCGGTTACCGACGACGACGATCCGATCCACGACTACTGA
- a CDS encoding tyrosine-type recombinase/integrase, translating to MSGRRSPDTPIQQTFQKFLTDKGKGDTGESGNYRRNTERELDRFHSWALGKTADPANADPATSWNGIVEAPPVTFADLDATVFGDYARYLRGSGYSHSTINTYYAYVASWCGWAHGQGYISRHYARESDAEDPLPDSNNRRPGDQQAWDSTDRDLLTRFVDAEASAAIDTFGDIEVPYDEVEDPEGDLWNEKVRARFEAIKRCRDRALAYLLAYTGLRAAEFLRDPNDERPGRDGLRWRDVSLEDRSATVYRKNQQWKEASLPEPVLGPLRRYKQLLDPPEEWPVFTTLHRPTLSSHVQSGLAERGLNEDMVESVRSTWPDLLAGAEHELDAPPGLTTDGARRVLQRLTDAADIDVNDDRHDYLAPHGGRRGMGEVLVREFGYAAAARYLDNSEEQVRQAYQHIEAAERADMATEALSKTDQRVNQDSK from the coding sequence ATGAGCGGCCGACGTAGCCCCGATACACCGATTCAACAGACCTTCCAGAAGTTCCTCACAGACAAGGGCAAAGGCGACACGGGTGAGAGCGGTAACTACCGTCGCAACACAGAGCGAGAACTCGACCGCTTCCACAGCTGGGCGCTCGGGAAGACAGCCGACCCGGCCAACGCAGATCCAGCGACGTCGTGGAACGGGATCGTAGAGGCGCCACCCGTCACCTTCGCTGATCTCGACGCAACCGTGTTCGGCGACTACGCACGCTACCTTCGCGGGTCGGGGTACTCCCACTCGACAATCAACACCTACTACGCGTACGTGGCTTCGTGGTGTGGGTGGGCGCACGGGCAAGGGTACATTTCGCGGCACTACGCTCGGGAGTCAGACGCCGAAGATCCTCTTCCAGACAGCAATAACCGTCGTCCAGGTGACCAACAGGCGTGGGACTCAACAGATCGAGACCTGCTCACGCGATTTGTCGACGCAGAAGCGAGTGCTGCGATCGATACCTTCGGTGATATTGAGGTTCCGTACGATGAAGTCGAGGACCCTGAGGGTGATCTGTGGAACGAGAAGGTCCGAGCTCGTTTCGAGGCAATCAAACGGTGCCGCGACCGCGCGCTTGCGTATCTGTTAGCGTACACGGGTTTACGAGCTGCAGAGTTCCTCCGTGATCCGAATGACGAACGACCAGGACGGGATGGACTACGCTGGCGCGACGTCTCCCTCGAGGACCGCAGTGCAACAGTCTACCGGAAAAATCAACAGTGGAAGGAAGCCTCATTGCCAGAACCCGTTCTTGGCCCCCTTCGTCGGTACAAGCAACTATTGGACCCGCCTGAAGAGTGGCCAGTATTCACGACACTGCATCGGCCGACACTGTCCTCTCACGTTCAATCTGGGCTTGCTGAACGTGGTCTCAACGAGGATATGGTCGAAAGTGTTCGATCAACTTGGCCCGATCTGCTTGCGGGGGCCGAACACGAACTTGATGCCCCACCAGGATTGACGACTGACGGGGCTCGACGTGTTCTTCAGCGGCTCACTGACGCCGCTGACATCGATGTTAACGATGATCGTCACGACTATCTCGCTCCTCACGGCGGCCGTCGTGGGATGGGTGAGGTACTGGTCCGAGAATTCGGCTACGCTGCTGCAGCGCGGTACCTCGATAACTCCGAGGAACAAGTCCGGCAGGCATACCAGCACATTGAGGCTGCTGAACGGGCAGATATGGCGACTGAGGCACTTTCAAAAACGGACCAACGGGTTAATCAAGATTCGAAATAG
- the phnE gene encoding phosphonate ABC transporter, permease protein PhnE, giving the protein MSTDRDGLVERILRRFFGDTQEDSAVKQRHSELKRARLIRRLSQSALLTGIAVLLYLSLNAAGFWRTEWVEYWPQFIEALAQYFPPKLYFGVIPFVDLGRYYRFMNEAGLVGEAGITLAIALAGTIMGAPLALLFGILGNERVTPFPLNFLFRGVMSIIRSIPALVWALIYVPLGGITPVTATLALGTDTIGELGRLLTDELEEVDDGPIEGIRSTGAGKPQIITFGMIPQMIRPFIAWAMFVLENNVRSAVSLGIIGAGGLGVTLTIEQQTFNFTNMMATILFIVGLVISVEIISQRTRSYLREGDDVEQLSFYQLVVGFPKRMSDSLLK; this is encoded by the coding sequence ATGAGTACTGATCGCGATGGGCTCGTCGAGAGGATACTTCGACGATTCTTCGGTGATACTCAAGAGGATTCAGCCGTCAAACAACGGCACAGCGAATTGAAGCGTGCCCGACTGATACGTCGGCTGTCTCAGTCAGCTCTATTGACCGGCATTGCGGTACTACTGTACCTCTCATTGAACGCGGCTGGGTTCTGGAGGACAGAATGGGTGGAGTATTGGCCTCAGTTCATCGAGGCACTCGCACAGTATTTCCCGCCGAAGCTGTATTTCGGCGTGATTCCCTTCGTTGACCTCGGCCGCTACTACCGGTTCATGAACGAAGCTGGGTTGGTAGGAGAAGCTGGAATTACGCTGGCGATTGCGCTCGCGGGTACAATTATGGGCGCGCCGCTGGCACTGCTGTTCGGTATCCTCGGAAACGAGCGGGTCACCCCGTTTCCACTCAATTTCCTCTTCCGGGGCGTGATGAGTATTATTCGGTCGATTCCGGCGCTCGTCTGGGCGCTGATATACGTTCCCTTAGGCGGTATAACTCCAGTGACCGCAACACTCGCTCTCGGTACAGACACTATCGGAGAACTGGGCCGACTACTCACTGACGAACTTGAAGAGGTCGATGACGGACCCATCGAAGGAATTAGAAGCACTGGCGCAGGCAAGCCTCAGATAATCACGTTTGGAATGATTCCACAGATGATCCGACCGTTCATCGCATGGGCAATGTTTGTTCTGGAGAATAACGTCCGGTCTGCGGTCAGTCTCGGTATCATTGGAGCGGGTGGCCTTGGAGTGACGCTAACGATCGAGCAACAAACATTCAATTTCACAAATATGATGGCGACGATTCTATTTATAGTGGGACTCGTCATCTCCGTCGAAATAATCAGCCAGCGAACACGCTCTTACCTCCGTGAGGGCGATGATGTGGAACAGCTGAGCTTCTATCAGCTAGTTGTGGGCTTCCCGAAACGGATGTCTGACTCGCTACTCAAATAG
- a CDS encoding DNA-binding protein yields MSNGSDPTAVLTALDRAQDAFEMVGRGRTAFEDGISADEDWKTQLTKACRLLEVVDTLQSQDGYYTAVIEVCFGAIERSIEAYALAMTNDMLQDFQDHQFSYERAHQIGLFERETAEAMKNLYSENRTESYYGGGRPTEEQAEAMTDLAGAVHQFAVSQIREGGVCLCD; encoded by the coding sequence ATGAGTAACGGCTCGGACCCGACCGCTGTGCTCACAGCACTCGACCGTGCACAGGATGCCTTCGAGATGGTCGGACGCGGTCGAACAGCGTTCGAGGACGGGATTAGTGCCGACGAAGACTGGAAGACACAACTGACGAAAGCGTGCCGCCTCCTTGAGGTCGTTGACACTCTCCAGTCACAGGATGGGTACTACACGGCCGTCATCGAGGTCTGTTTCGGCGCGATCGAACGGTCGATCGAGGCGTACGCGCTCGCGATGACGAACGATATGCTTCAGGACTTTCAGGACCACCAGTTCAGCTACGAGCGTGCCCACCAGATCGGGTTGTTTGAGCGGGAGACTGCAGAGGCGATGAAGAACCTCTACAGCGAAAACCGGACAGAGAGTTATTACGGCGGCGGGCGTCCAACCGAAGAGCAGGCGGAAGCAATGACTGACCTCGCCGGCGCTGTCCATCAGTTCGCAGTGAGCCAGATTCGGGAAGGCGGCGTCTGTCTGTGTGACTGA
- the phnC gene encoding phosphonate ABC transporter ATP-binding protein, protein MVLRVQDLTKEYGDTTALANVSFEVPDGSFAVVLGESGAGKSTLLRILNGLTEPTSGSVYLDDQEITNSRSDVGMVFQQHNLVDELSAYDNALTGTFNRTGYLRSLLNLQPTEDRELALEALDTVGLLDEADQKVNRMSGGQQQRVGIARALVQQPTLLLADEPVASLDPASAETVMTYFRETAKKRDLTTLASLHQVNIAREFGEQFIGMKDGEVMFVGSRSELTPSIIEEIYGEIQTEELREGTEATELNESTQTEAANMRTEL, encoded by the coding sequence ATGGTCCTCCGCGTACAGGATTTAACCAAGGAGTACGGGGACACGACAGCCCTGGCAAACGTCTCCTTCGAAGTCCCCGATGGGAGCTTTGCTGTCGTGCTCGGTGAGTCTGGGGCTGGTAAGTCGACGCTGTTGCGGATCCTCAACGGGTTGACTGAACCCACTTCGGGGAGTGTGTATCTCGACGATCAGGAGATCACCAACTCGCGGTCGGACGTTGGAATGGTGTTCCAGCAACACAACCTCGTCGATGAGCTGAGTGCCTACGATAATGCCCTGACCGGGACATTCAATCGAACTGGATACCTTCGGAGCCTGCTCAATTTACAGCCTACCGAGGATCGAGAACTCGCACTAGAGGCACTGGACACAGTCGGATTGCTCGACGAGGCAGATCAAAAAGTGAATCGTATGAGCGGAGGTCAGCAACAACGCGTCGGGATCGCACGCGCGTTGGTTCAGCAACCGACGCTCCTCCTCGCCGACGAACCCGTCGCAAGTCTGGACCCTGCCAGTGCTGAAACGGTAATGACGTACTTTCGTGAGACTGCAAAAAAACGCGACCTCACGACGCTGGCAAGCCTCCATCAAGTCAATATCGCCCGGGAGTTCGGCGAGCAGTTCATCGGTATGAAAGACGGTGAAGTGATGTTTGTGGGCTCGCGCTCGGAACTCACACCCTCGATTATCGAGGAGATTTACGGTGAGATCCAGACAGAAGAACTCCGTGAAGGGACCGAGGCTACCGAGTTGAACGAATCAACACAGACCGAAGCCGCCAATATGAGAACTGAATTATGA
- a CDS encoding ParA family protein, with protein sequence MITAVVYSESGGTYKTTMTANLAVALERMGLNTLVLDLDPQEGNLTSLFDVGEHRNDPDADNLVKHILDMPDGDFQELIETTAEGVDIVPSHDMLGDFTSNLEQKIAYETGMQNISREEYPRFELLYELLWNKQKLQEKYDAVLIDPNARAEDLLYNAIYALRTLVAPVKPAGKGNLSLEGLEELVGNMESQLDIEIGLSCVVPSGVGQTNAHQQYQQQFENTDAFATPVTIGNRESLMDAMWEARGSAFKVVEERWKTYEKDGEMVSESGQRRIRNREIETLRKLYELAWFIATDTFDAKVDPVLELDIQDYETRTINLRDDEATEATTI encoded by the coding sequence ATGATCACGGCCGTAGTCTACTCGGAATCAGGCGGAACGTACAAGACGACTATGACCGCCAACCTCGCAGTTGCGCTTGAGCGGATGGGGCTCAATACACTCGTACTGGATCTTGATCCACAGGAGGGGAACCTAACGAGCCTCTTTGATGTCGGTGAACATCGAAACGATCCAGACGCCGACAACCTAGTCAAACACATTCTCGATATGCCTGATGGGGATTTTCAGGAGTTGATCGAGACAACAGCAGAAGGCGTCGACATTGTTCCAAGTCACGATATGCTCGGTGACTTTACGTCGAACCTCGAGCAGAAGATTGCCTATGAGACGGGAATGCAAAATATAAGCCGCGAAGAGTATCCTCGGTTCGAACTCCTGTATGAACTCCTCTGGAATAAGCAGAAACTCCAGGAGAAATACGATGCCGTCCTCATCGACCCGAACGCCCGGGCGGAGGACTTGCTGTATAATGCGATTTACGCCCTGCGAACGCTCGTCGCACCCGTCAAACCAGCTGGGAAAGGAAATCTGAGCCTAGAAGGACTTGAGGAACTCGTCGGAAATATGGAGAGCCAGCTCGATATCGAGATCGGGCTGTCCTGTGTCGTACCCTCGGGAGTTGGCCAAACGAATGCTCACCAGCAGTATCAACAACAGTTCGAGAACACGGATGCATTCGCCACCCCAGTCACCATCGGGAATCGAGAAAGCCTTATGGACGCTATGTGGGAAGCCAGAGGATCCGCATTCAAGGTTGTCGAAGAACGGTGGAAAACGTACGAAAAAGACGGTGAAATGGTGAGCGAATCCGGTCAACGACGGATACGAAACCGGGAGATCGAGACGCTGCGGAAGTTGTACGAACTTGCGTGGTTCATTGCCACCGATACGTTCGATGCGAAGGTCGATCCAGTGCTGGAACTCGATATTCAGGACTACGAGACGAGGACGATCAATCTTCGAGATGACGAGGCAACGGAGGCGACAACCATATGA
- a CDS encoding ester cyclase, protein MTTERKRLVHEFSQEIHDASAANVGDLLTDYYHADAEWHGPEPINAVEGSDAIADAYWGPLLESFPDLEKNDYILFAGEFEGGEWVCAAGNLVGTFEDDWLEIPATGHATWLRYGEFHRVVDGKIAETRLLVDVLDVMRQAGYQFVPALAPEVVIPGPTTQDGVLLDEQDDEASEKTLQVVEGMIDSLHDYEEEGLDGMGLEKFWHEDFMWYGPAGTGTTRGIDGFQEYHQAPFLEAFPDREGGDHVARFAEGNYCASTGWPSVEATHLGDGWMGLPATDEPVGMRVMDFWRREGDKLAENWVLIDKIDLLQQMGVDVFDRLRNDQQYF, encoded by the coding sequence ATGACCACGGAACGCAAGCGGTTAGTCCACGAGTTCTCTCAGGAGATCCACGACGCGAGCGCGGCGAACGTCGGTGACCTTCTCACCGACTACTACCACGCCGACGCAGAGTGGCACGGCCCTGAACCTATCAACGCGGTAGAAGGATCCGACGCGATCGCCGACGCGTACTGGGGGCCGCTCCTCGAATCGTTCCCGGACCTCGAAAAGAACGACTACATCCTGTTCGCCGGCGAGTTCGAGGGCGGCGAGTGGGTCTGTGCGGCCGGTAACCTGGTCGGGACGTTTGAGGACGACTGGCTGGAGATTCCCGCGACCGGACACGCGACGTGGCTCCGGTACGGCGAGTTCCACCGCGTCGTGGACGGCAAAATCGCCGAGACCCGCTTGCTCGTCGACGTCCTCGACGTGATGCGGCAGGCGGGCTACCAGTTCGTTCCCGCGCTCGCTCCCGAAGTCGTCATCCCCGGGCCGACGACGCAGGACGGCGTCCTCCTCGACGAACAGGACGACGAGGCGTCCGAAAAGACGCTCCAGGTGGTCGAGGGGATGATCGACAGCCTCCACGACTACGAGGAGGAGGGCCTCGACGGGATGGGCCTCGAGAAGTTCTGGCACGAGGACTTTATGTGGTACGGACCGGCGGGGACGGGAACGACCCGCGGAATCGACGGCTTCCAGGAATACCACCAGGCACCTTTCCTCGAAGCCTTCCCCGACCGCGAGGGCGGCGACCACGTCGCTCGGTTCGCCGAGGGCAACTACTGCGCCTCGACGGGATGGCCGTCGGTCGAGGCGACGCATCTTGGGGACGGATGGATGGGACTTCCGGCGACCGACGAACCCGTTGGTATGCGGGTGATGGACTTCTGGCGTCGCGAGGGTGACAAACTCGCCGAGAACTGGGTCCTCATCGACAAGATCGATCTGCTCCAACAGATGGGTGTCGACGTCTTCGACCGGCTTCGTAACGATCAACAGTATTTCTGA